The following are encoded together in the Cryptococcus neoformans var. neoformans JEC21 chromosome 9 sequence genome:
- a CDS encoding 40S ribosomal protein S7, putative: MASINSKVLRSANAPQTAPSEIEQQIAQALLDLEANVPELKSELRQLAFSSAKEVDVKGGKKAVVIFVPVPMVKAFHKVQQRLTRELEKKLSDKFIVFLSQRRVLPKQSRSSASSQKQKRPRSRTLTAVHEKILEELVFPSEIVGKRTRVAQDGSKLIRVYLDSKDQNNLEYKLDTFSSVYRNLAGKDVVFEFPVVAQE, encoded by the exons ATGGCCAGCATCAACTCCAAGGTCTTGCGCTCCGCCAACGCTCCCCAGACTGCCCCCTCTGAGATCGAGCAGCAGATCGCTCAGGCTCTCCTCGACCTCGAGGCCAACGTCCCCGAGCTCAAGTCTGAGCTCCGACAgcttgccttctcctccgccAAGGAGGTTGACGTCAAGGGCGGCAAGAAGGCGGTCGTGATCTTTGTGCCTGTGCCCATGGTCAAGGCTTTCCACAAGGTTCAGCAGAG GCTTACCCGAgagctcgagaagaagctctCCGACAAgttcatcgtcttcctttCCCAGCGACGAGTCCTCCCCAAGCAGTCTCGatcctccgcctcttcccagaagcagaagcgACCTCGATCCCGAACCCTTACCGCCGTCCACGAGAAGATCCTCGAAGAGCTCGTCTTCCCCTCTGAGATCGTTGGCAAGAGGACCAGGGTTGCCCAGGACGGTTCTAAGTTGATCCGAGT CTACCTTGACTCCAAGGACCAGAACAACCTCGAGTACAAGCTCGacaccttctcttctgtcTACCGAAACCTCGCCGGCAAGGACGTCGTCTTCGA GTTCCCCGTCGTCGCTCAGGAGTAG
- a CDS encoding small nuclear ribonucleoprotein, putative encodes MSDEEYPQLQSYTAPQDILDEHAELADEDETPDAFQDKAKSKQVAARQSDYHLRRFNRTDGQGEGEDESYEERMRRINLEKEEEKVRRYKEKMEKEEKERGEMRVDDKTPPRELTGGDTPPRKALIGDETPPRAQAGDVTPPRKKRRWDTEPEVKQEVKEEVKEEVKEEEPKKRRSRWDQTPAEAPPEKKRSRWDQTPAQTASSSVLAAPTNLAKPSGIVLVEDKRYRRMTDEELDSLLPGSEEGYVVVPVPDDYHPAPSVRKMVPQQAEAGFMMQDETDAARARAAAGGLQGTTEQTEIDGIGTLQFLKPEDTQYFAKVLGEGGGEENDAEYTVEELKERKIMRLLLKIKNGTPPVRKTALRQITDRAREFGAGPLFDKILPLLMERTLEDQERHLLVKVIDRVLYKLDDLVRPYVHKILVVIEPLLIDEDYYARVEGREIISNLAKAAGLAHMISTMRPDIDHVDEYVRNTTARAFSVVASALGIPALLPFLRAVCRSKKSWQARHTGIRIIQQIAIMSGCAVLPHLRNLVDAIADGLKDEQQKVRTMTALALAGLAEAAAPYGIESFDNVLKPLWLGIRQHRGKTLAAFLKAIGYIIPLMDPEYAGYYVRECMPILIREFQTSDEEMRRIVLQVIKQCASTEGVTPSYIKEEVLPEFFKAFWVRRMALDKRNYKQLVETTVELANKAGVAEIVGRTVNDLKDESEPFRKMVMETITKVVSNIGAADVDERLEVLLIDGIIYSFQEQTFEDTVMLDGFATVVASLGPRVKPYLPQIVSMILWRLTNKSAKVRMLAADLTTKLAPIIKSCKEDVLLSKLGVVIFEQLGEEYPDALGSLIAAEGAIANVVGMTEMNPPVKDLLPRMTPILRNRHEKVQEATINLIGRIADRGAEYVPAKEWMRICFELLDLLKAHKRAIRRAAVNSFGYIAKAIGPQDVLSVLLTNLKVQERQSRVCSTVAIAIVAETCGPFTCIPAILNEYRTPELNVRNGCLKALAFVFEYVGEMSKDYIHSVVGLLEDALTDRDHVHRQTACAIVKHLAIGVAGLGYEEALTHLLNLVWPNIFETSPHVIGGVMDAIEAMRLGIGSGVVLSYVLQGLFHPARRVREVYWRMYNTLILGSSDAMVPFYPALGSESDLASGQDYTRHQLMMWI; translated from the exons ATGTCTGACGAAGAGTACCCACAGCTCCAGTCGTACACGGCTCCCCAGGACATTCTCGATGAGCACGCCGAGCTCgcagacgaggacgagacCCCGGATGCCTTCCAGGATAAGGCCAAGTCAAAGCAAGTAGCTGCTAGGCAAAGCGACTACCACTTGCGTAGGTTCAACAGGACAGATGGCCAGGGTGAAGGCGAGGATGAAAGCTATGAAGAACGTATGAGGAGAATCAatttggagaaggaggaggagaaggttcGAAGAtacaaggaaaagatggagaaggaggaaaaggagagaggagaaatGCGAGTGGACGACAAGACCCCGCCGAGAGAGCTCACAGGTGGTGATACCCCACCGCGTAAGGCTCTTATTGGGGACGAGACGCCCCCTAGAGCTCAGGCTGGTGATGTTACTCCTCCCCGCAAGAAGCGAAGATGGGATACTGAGCCCGAAGTTAAGCAAGAagtcaaggaagaggtcaaggaggaggtcaaggaagaagagcccAAAAAACGTCGCTCTCGATGGGATCAGACTCCAGCTGAGGCACCACCCGAGAAAAAGCGTTCCCGATGGGATCAAACTCCTGCGCAGACTGCGTCCTCTAGTGTTCTCGCTGCTCCTACCAACCTCGCCAAACCTTCCGGCATCGTCCTGGTCGAAGACAAGCGATACCGGCGCATGACTGACGAAGAGCTCGACTCATTGCTTCCTGGATCTGAAGAAGGTTACGTTGTGGTACCCGTACCAGACGACTATCACCCCGCCCCTTCAGTTCGCAAGATGGTTCCCCAGCAGGCTGAAGCTGGATTTATGATGCAGGATGAAACAGATGCTGCACGAGCGCGAGCAGCTGCTGGTGGTTTACAGGGTACAACTGAGCAAACAGAGATTGATGGAATTGGGACTCTCCAATTCCTCAAGCCTGAAGATACCCAGTACTTTGCCAAGGTTCTCGGCGAAGGCGGTGGTGAAGAAAACGACGCAGAATACACTGTTGAAGAGCTCAAAGAACGCAAAATCATGCGACTTTTGCTCAAAATCAAGAACGGTACCCCTCCCGTCCGTAAAACCGCTTTGCGTCAAATCACCGATCGTGCGCGAGAGTTCGGTGCGGGTCCATTATTCGACAaaatccttcctcttcttatGGAGCGTACGCTCGAAGACCAAGAACGACATTTGCTTGTCAAGGTCATCGACCGTGTTCTCTATAAGCTTGATGACCTTGTTCGTCCATATGTCCACAAGATCCTTGTCGTCATCGAGCCTCTTCTTATCGATGAGGATTACTACGCTCGAGTCGAAGGTCGGGAAATCATTTCCAACCTCGCCAAAGCAGCCGGTCTTGCCCACATGATCTCCACCATGCGTCCCGATATCGACCACGTTGATGAGTACGTCCGTAACACCACTGCCAGAGCCTTTTCGGTTGTAGCCTCCGCCCTTGGCATccctgctcttcttcctttccttcgtgCTGTCTGTCGATCAAAAAAGTCTTGGCAGGCGAGACATACCGGTATCCGTATTATCCAACAAATTGCCATTATGTCAGGCTGCGCAgtccttccccatcttcgTAACCTCGTCGACGCCATTGCCGATGGTTTGAAAGATGAGCAACAAAAGGTTCGAACTATGACCGCTCTCGCCCTTGCTGGTCTTGCCGAAGCTGCCGCGCCTTACGGTATCGAGTCATTCGACAACGTTCTCAAACCTTTGTGGCTCGGTATCAGACAGCACCGAGGTAAGACTCTCGCCGCCTTCCTCAAAGCCATCGGTTACATTATCCCTCTTATGGACCCCGAGTACGCCGGATACTATGTGCGAGAGTGTATGCCTATTTTGATCCGAGAATTCCAGACttctgatgaagaaatgagAAGGATTGTCTTGCAAGTCATCAAGCAGTGTGCCTCCACCGAGGGTGTTACTCCTTCATacatcaaagaagaggttcTCCCCGAGTTCTTCAAGGCTTTCTGGGTCAGGCGTATGGCGTTAGACAAAAGGAATTACAAGCAGCTTGTAGAGACCACTGTCGAGCTGGCCAACAAGGCTGGTGTCGCAGAGATCGTCGGTAGGACAGTCAATGATTTGAAGGACGAAAGTGAACCTTTCCGAAAGATGGTTATGGAGACCATCACCAAGGTGGTTTCCAACATTGGTGCTGCCGATGTCGACGAACGTCTAGAAGTCTTGTTAATTGACGGTATTATCTATTCCTTCCAGGAGCAGACTTTTGAAGACACTGTCATGCTTGACGGTTTCGCCACTGTTGTCGCCTCTCTCGGGCCTCGTGTCAAGCCTTACCTTCCACAAATCGTTTCCATGATCCTTTGGAGATTGACCAACAAGTCGGCCAAGGTGCGAATGTTGGCAGCTGACTTGACCACCAAGTTGGCACCGATTATCAAGAGCTGTAAGGAGGATGTACTGTTGAGCAAGTTGGGTGTTGTTATCTTCGAGCAGTTGGGTGAAGAGTATCCGGACGCTTTGGGAAG TCTTATCGCCGCGGAGGGGGCTATCGCGAACGTTGTTGGTATGACAGAGATGAACCCGCCCGTCAAGGATCTTC TCCCCAGAATGACCCCCATTCTTCGAAACCGACACGAAAAGGTTCAAGAAGCGACCATCAACTTGATTGGTCGTATTGCCGATCGAGGTGCCGAATATGTCCCTGCTAAGGAATGGATGCGAATCTGTTTCGAGCTTCTTGACCTGCTCAAGGCCCATAAGCGAGCGATTCGACGAGCGGCTGTCAACTCTTTCGGTTATATCGCCAAGGCTATTGGTCCTCAGGATGTGTTGAGTGTCCTCTTGACAAATTTGAAGGTGCAGGAGCGACAGAGTAGGGTGTGTAGTACCGTCGCTATCG CCATTGTCGCCGAAACCTGTGGTCCTTTCACTTGTATCCCCGCTATCCTTAATGAATATCGAACTCCTGAACTTAACGTTCGAAACGGTTGTCTCAAGGCTCTTGCTTTCGTATTCGAATACGTCGGCGAAATGTCCAAAGATTATATCCATTCAGTCGTTGGGTTGCTCGAAGATGCTCTCACTGATCGAGATCACGTCCACCGACAAACGGCTTGTGCCATTGTCAAGCACCTGGCGATTGGTGTCGCCGGCTTGGGTTACGAAGAGGCGCTCACACATTTGTTGAACCTTGTCTGGCCAAACATTTTTGAAACAAGTCCACACGTTATTGGTGGTGTGATGGATGCTATCGAAGCGATGAGACTTGGTATTGGATCTGGTGTCGTGTTGAGTTATGTGTTGCAAGGGTTGTTCCACCCTGCCAGGCGAGTAAGGGAAGTTTACTGGAGGATGTACA ACACTTTGATTCTTGGATCATCAGACGCGATGGTACCCTTCTACCCTGCTTTGGGTTCAGAGTCCGATTTGGCATCTGGACAGGATTACACAAGGCATCAGCTCATGATGTGGATCTAG
- a CDS encoding polyadenylate-binding protein, putative, whose translation MSAETATSPAPAAETPVAPAPATQTTPAEGAPTPAAAAPGGNTVSASLYVGELDPSVTEAMLFEIFNMIGPVASIRVCRDAVTRRSLGYAYVNYLNAADGERALEHLNYSLIKGQSCRIMWSQRDPALRKTGQGNIFIKNLDQSIDNKALHDTFAAFGDILSCKVGTDENGKSRGFAFVHYSTGEAADAAIKAVNGMLLNDKKVYVGHHVGKKERLSKVEELRAQFTNVYIKNVDLEVTDAEFEDLVKPFGPTISVALSRDEKGVSKGFGFVNYENHESARKAVDELNEKEVNGKKLYAGRAQTKSEREAELKKSHEEKRLENEAKSAGVNLYVKNLDDEWDDDRLRAEFEAFGTITSSKVMRDDSGVSRGFGFVCYSSPDEATKAVSEMNGKMIGTKPLYVALAQRKDVRRQALESQIAQRAQQRMQYGAGFPGMQGYMGQPMYGYPPMPGYGQPMPGMPPVRGPMMGYPGAPQNMMQSRPRFNPNGQPLPGGVPAYGMPPQVPYPGAPGYPVRPGGARIPAAPNANGPRNGGPSPVGAPQGLPAGSIPRGGQMPARPHEQAAPAPQAGRLDAQSLARAAPAEQKQMLGEALYPLIHETQPELAGKITGMLLEMDNAELLHLVESQPALQEKVDEALRVLAEWGKDEKPAADEGAEEPKKEEEETKEEEKKE comes from the exons ATGTCTGCCGAAACCGCTACCTcccctgctcctgctgctGAGACCCCCGTGGCTCCTGCTCCCGCCACCCAGACCACCCCTGCCGAAGGTGCTCCTACTCCTGCCGCAGCTGCTCCCGGGGGCAACACCGTGTCCGCCTCTCTCTATGTCGGCGAGCTCGACCCCAGCGTCACTGAGGCTATGCTCTTCGAGATCTTCAACATGATCGGCCCTGTTGCTTC CATCCGTGTTTGCCGTGACGCCGTCACTCGACGATCTCTCGGTTACGCCTACGTCAACTACCTTAACGCTGCCGACGGTGAGAGGGCCCTCGAGCACCTCAACTACTCTCTCATCAAGGGTCAATCTTGCCGAATCATGTGGTCTCAGCGTGACCCCGCTTTGAGGAAGACTGGTCAGGGAAACATTTTCATCAAGAACCTCGACCAGAGCATTGACAACAAGGCTCTCCACGACACCTTTGCTGCTTTCGGTGACATTCTTTCTTGCAAGGTCGGTACCGATGAGAATGGCAAGAGCCGAGGCTTCGC CTTCGTCCACTACTCTACTGGTGAGGCCGCCGACGCTGCCATTAAGGCCGTCAACGGTATGCTTTTGAACGACAAGAAGGTTTACGTTGGTCACCACGTCGGCAAGAAGGAGCGTCTCTCCAAGGTCGAGGAGTTGCGTGCCCAGTTTACCAACGTCTACATCAAGAACGTTGACCTCGAGGTCACTGACGCTGAATTCGAGGACTTGGTCAAGCCCTTCGGTCCCACCATCTCTGTTGCCCTTTCCAGGGACGAGAAGGGTGTCTCCAAGGGTTTCGGTTTCGTTAACTACGAGAACCACGAGTCCGCCAGGAAGGCTGTTGACGAGCTCAACGAGAAGGAGGTTAATGGCAAGAAGCTCTACGCCGGTCGGGCTCAGACCAAGTCTGAGCGTGAAGCTGAGCTCAAGAAGAGCcacgaggagaagaggctcGAGAACGAGGCCAAGAGCGCCGGTGTTAACCTTTACGTCAAGAACCTTGATG ATGAGTGGGATGACGACCGTCTCCGTGCCGAGTTCGAGGCTTTCGGCACCatcacctcttccaaggTTATGAGGGACGACAGTGGTGTCTCAAGGGGCTTTGGTTTCGTCTGCTACTCTTCTCCCGACGAGGCCACCAAGGCTGTCTCTGAGATGAACGGCAAGATGATCGGCACTAAGCCCCTCTACGTCGCTCTTGCTCAGCGAAAGGATGTTCGTCGACAGGCTCTCGAGTCTCAGATCGCCCAGCGAGCTCAGCAAAGAATGCAGTACGGTGCTGGTTTCCCCGGCATGCAGGGTTACATGGGCCAGCCTATGTACGGCTACCCCCCCATGCCCGGATACGGTCAGCCCATGCCTGGTATGCCCCCTGTCCGTGGCCCTATGATGGGCTACCCCGGTGCTCCCCAGAACATGATGCAGTCTCGACCCCGATTCAACCCCAACGGCCAGCCCTTGCCCGGTGGTGTTCCCGCCTACGGCATGCCTCCTCAGGTTCCTTACCCCGGTGCTCCCGGTTACCCCGTCCGACCCGGTGGTGCTCGAATCCCTGCTGCCCCCAACGCCAACGGTCCCCGCAACGGTGGCCCCAGCCCTGTCGGTGCTCCCCAGGGTCTCCCCGCCGGTTCCATCCCTCGAGGTGGCCAGATGCCTGCTCGTCCCCACGAGCAGGCTGCCCCCGCTCCCCAGGCTGGCCGACTCGATGCCCAGTCTTTGGCTAGGGCCGCTCCTGCTgagcagaagcagatgCTCGGTGAGGCTCTTTACCCTTTGATCCACGAGACCCAGCCCGAGCTCGCCGGTAAGATCACTGGTATGCTCCTTGAGATGGACAACGCCGAGCTTTTGCACCTCGTTGAGTCTCAGCCCGCTCTCCAGGAGAAGGTTGACGAGGCTCTCCGAGTTCTCGCCGAGTGGGGCAAGGACGAGAAGCCCGCTGCTGATGAGGGTGCTGAGGAgcccaagaaggaggaggaggagaccaaggaggaggagaagaaggagtaa